The sequence cctgctgtacccttttactttcttcataaaacgtggttgtatcttacttaactgaaagatttcttctgattgtacctttccgttcccccattattattattactacactaccttgcaccaacctcttcgttattgttctctttttttgcactccttaccttttttttcttcctcttcgaattctcattgttttgtgtggcgcatatatattggcgctctcttgtaccaatatttatgtgttcaaataattaaataaataaagaaagaacaactgcttgaggtcggtcacacacgacgtAGTTGTGAGTAAATTCCGTGTTCGCTCCGTACCTGCTGAGACCTTACCTCCGAAGACGAATAGgcatgggataaggcgaggtgtgcatttttagagtGGATCTTTTATAACCACACCGCTCATTTATAGGAGGGCAGCaccgctgttatgctggttgtctgaaggaaacaacttactgctgtcacatctctgtacagtcaacagtacgacaTTGacttcggaccttaggtttgctacttttagtcttactgctctTCAAACGACCTGTTTGGCATAGTAGGACCATGAGGAACAATTGTTCCAGGcacgaccaccacgtcaaagtAACAGCAACAgtcggattgatattagcattAAGAAAAGTAACTGTTAGAGTTTAGCTCCGCCAGAACGACTTCAACATTAGTTTTATACGGTGATATTCCGAAAAGTAGGTACTTCTAAAACTAACTTTACAAACCCGGATACACACAAAAGTCATCAGTAACAATAAATAGGTTTTTTAAATTCTGGAGATTTCAGTTAAATTTATTTGCCATTTGGAATAACATAAGATCATTAACTACATAACTAGATGGAATCCGAAAGTCTGCATTATGTCCTTAGCCTTCCAAATATTTACAAGGTCATTCAACCGACCAGACTAAAGGCGACCTACAATCTTCCAAATATATTAAAAAGAGATATATAGTAATTAGAACATTCACGATTTTTGTATTTCTGTTTGTCACAAAGATTTAGACTAACCTGATATTAGAAAGgattacaagcattataatctAGCTTTCTAAGAAACAGCGAAATTTTACTGCCGGACAGAGTAAGGATAGTAATCAAAGGTAACATGACGGTAGTAAGTATCAAGATAGCTTACTTTAACGCATCAGGATGACGAAGTTTCTCGTGTGATGTCTGCTTCCTGTTATCATTATTGTCAACTGGATAAAGAGAATAAACGAATTCCTCCGTAGATACACATTGCGAATTACGCTGTTCTATCTTATATGAAATTTTCTGATATTTGGAAATATGCGGATACTTTGAAACTTGAACAGCACATGACTGAGTTTTTCTATCTGGAACAACATATTTTTTCTTAGAATCAGAAAGTTTCGATTCTGATGATCTTGATCTGAAAAGCAAACGAATAACAGTTGCGTATACATAAATCAATTCACAGAAACGTATTAAAGTACCCAACTACGATACATTAGAACGATCTTAACACTCAAATTGAGTATCCGCAAATTAACTAAATATGAGTAAACACAACGAGTCACGTACATATGAATCTGAATAAATGTGTGAACCATGCTTGTTCTTGGAAGTGCAAACCTGATTACCAAAACTTAATGTGAATCAGTCCTGAATCATTGACACAATAACTGAAAATAGAATACCCTAGCGTTGTAACTGCAGATATTTACATACAACTTAGAGCTCACTTCTGTAAAACCCTGAACCAGACAACCCAAATGAGAACACAAAGACAATGAGGATCTACATGACACCCAAAATATATCAAAAATCAATAAGTGAATACACTAATTTTTATATGGTGTAGTTCTTATGAACGAAAATGAATATTTAGACGAGACGATCGCTTTATTATATGATAaaagaaaatttcaaaaaatgAAATCATGGAAGCACTAAATGGCCATTTAGTCcaagtatgggaatcctcagccgTACACATTCACAACCCAATGCACGAGACTCAAACTAGAGAACTTCGGCCACGCGCACAGACACTTAACCTCAAGACCACCGTGCCAGAATCGAACAGTGTCCATAGCATTAGAAAATAGGGATGAAAAAGACAATTTACTAAACAAATTGAAtaacattcatccatcaattacATCCACTCGTTTAGAAAAACGGGGTAAAAGCGAAACATTTTTAGACAAGAAGATTGGATGTGTCATTTAAGAGGGACGTACAAAGCAATCAGCGATTGGTCAATATACCCATTTTACACTTCGGTACcaattaaatataaaagaaacTCAATAGAAGTCTTTATTTATCATGCTGAAATGGTTTGCTTCGATGACATTAtcgaaaatgaattaaataatatctATAGAATTCTTGGTAAGAATGGTTTTCCTGCTAAATTCATCAATGAACATATGAACGAGACAAAAATCAGACCGATGATTACGACCATTCAGATTGGGTTACAGCTCATAAGTGAAGCTGTGAAATGCTAACACAAAGGTTAAGAAAAGCTGTATAGAAAACATTCACTGCACCCAAGCTAAATGTGATTTCTTACAATTATTCGATATCATTTTTATAATCACTTGtgatataataaaataacaccACTACTCGATTAATATGATTTTATTGTTgtaaattacaaatatattagtcTGCAGCCGTAATGATGAAGAAAAATATTCCTTCTCCTGTTTATCTTTTCAATAATCTTTATATGATGTATATTGATTAACAATTAGGTTTTCATTGAtaacttaataaatataaatatatagtatCATGAAATTAGCTACCTATGATCAACAGATATAATTAATATTACTCTTTCTTAAAATGTGATTAAAATTAGTCTCATTAAAATGAATAGTAGTTCACAACTATAAAGaacttgttttatattataGGCTATTGAAAGATTGTTTCTGTGTGGTTAAGTTTCTAAGTGATCAACGTTGAGAACGCTATATGGTTTTAGGAAGATATATCATTTGATAACCCAATCCTCATCGATTTATGACTATTTACCGTTTACTAAGACTGGGGCGATTAGgatgaagaaaaagataaaaacCAAACAGTGCAACTGTCCATAGATCAATTGGATGTCAATCGAAGTCGTTTAGGGAAATGTAGACGGCCTCAGTAGAACACTCAAAATATCAAGAGTCGCTTACTTTAGGCCTTAAATTATACAGACCGAAGTTTAACACCATGGTCCAAATAATActattcttcatttttctcgTAATTTTACGAACAATTGTTATGccatatttattcattacttGTCTACCAAACAAAGAAATACCATTGGTCTTTGAAGTCATCCACTACTGAACTGGATTTTTTTTTCAAGAAGCGTAGACCTCCTTTTTCAACTTCGGTAGATTACATCAATCTGTGGTTGGTAGCTTTACATAATGTGTAGCAAAGTCGGTAGTAATGAAAATGTTGTAACGGGTGGGACTGCAggtttttgataagcagcgtttatatcgatcgcctctgtgacagtgacacgtaaacacgtaaggacgacctagtgccctgactggccctgcttcgctgtctgtcctagccagttgagtcaagaacacaagtcacagcctcggagttatgaatcattatatttcaaacatactttgtttatatactagtcaagcagaccacaacgtaccacaaagtagaaaataacattgtacaatattggccaacaggaaaataacacgttaaataaatatcgaccaatgggaaatgtacatttaaggtccaaggacaccattggacttaacatcataattattggtctatttttCCGACTACCTAACAGAAAAGTCTTAATATTATTTACTACTTTTATTCGCCAGTTTCATATACCATTCTCCAGCTATGTTCGTAGTTGTTAGGTTTCATCAATGTCACTAGTATATTAAGCTTCTTAGCTAATCAAATTATTCTTGCGTTAAGAAACATGAACGGAAAGATATTTGTAATGATTCTTATAGTGTTTATCTAATGATTTAGGTCAAGTAAGTTTGCATTTGTAAAAGTATTAAAGTATGTAATAGAATGCTAAAACAAGCATACACCGCAATAACGGTTTAATGTCCTGATAACCAATAAGAATTGTTCTTTAGCGATGTATCTTTAGAAATCTACAATATTTTTGATTATGTACACGGAGGCATTGTGTTAGAAGGCATCGCAACAACATTCCAAAATGGTCAACATATTTGAGTTCATTAGTTCTCTGTTGTTCGTGATGTTCAAGAAAAACGACCGTAACCACAGTCGGTGGACTTAAGTTCAAAACTGCGACCTACTGGTTAAAAGCCGATGAGTTTAGAAAGCAAGCCACCGCTTCACTTGAGAGATAATGGGATGAAGTGCATACATGTAGCATTTAGCTTCCACTGAACACCTTGCAAATAAAGAAGGCGTCTTGTTATACATCAATGCCcatcattactactactaaccCAAGCAAATAATACTGGTATCCCAACGTTTGTTTCGAACAACAGCTTGATAAATATCAGTTCCGAGAAAATACACCCAATATTATAGAACATAACTATAGTAACAATTATTATGAAGGATAGTCATATTAACTACCTGGAGATCAATAAAACAGGAGGTCTAACAGAGACGAAATATCATATGATAATAAACATGAGACTTTCTGTTAACTAAACAACTTACGGTAATTTTGTGGTATCAGACAAATGCAACTTGTTGTTGACTCTGTAGTAAAACGTTTGATATGGCGAATCACAAATCGACCTATCATTGTCATCAGAATCCCAAGATGACCATTCACTGACTTGATTAACCTCAATTTTATTTATCTTGGTTTGCTGGGATTTCAAAAAGTTTTCAAatgtatcatcatcatcactactGCTAGCATGTGATTTGATATTGTTAGAACTACGGTTAGCTGTCTGACCAGGTGATTTTTTATTTGAGTCACTACTAGAAATTGACTTGTCTACGTCAGCTTTGGAGGATTCCAGAAACGTTGTAAAGAAATTATCGTCGCTATCACTAGGGATAACATTCTCTTTGGTACTTGTATCAACGTTATATTTGAGCACTGATGTAGTTAGTGCAGATGATTGTGCAACGAGATCATCACTGAAAACTGCCTGAGTTGTCTTTGGTTCAAAGAAGTTTAAAGATTCATAATCACCAAAGTTGTTACTTTTACAGTAGGAGTTTCCCAGGATACTTGAATTACAATGCGAGTTAGTCTTTAAAAGTGCTTGCATTGGTGACTTTTTACCAGAAGGTGCGCTGGTATTTTCTACAGTGAACGACGAATTTTTTCCTATATCAGATTTTTCGTGCTCGAAATGAAAACTATGTGATTCGTCCAAATGAAATGTAGAAGGGCGTATTTCACGGGAACTCGTGATCAGATGGTTGCCAGTGCACAGAGGATGTACGCTTTTTTTCCTTGAACTGAGCTATATGAATAGCGCAATGGTAAGAGAAATAGACTTACGTGTCCAATAATACTCAAGATATCATTTTTGATAGGTGTTCGGTTAAAAAAATCCATTTGACCGTCTAGAATTTTATACGCAGCTAGTATAAAAAATAAAGACATTTTGGGGATTAAATTCAAGTAACtattcagaaagctaaacgaaTTAATAAGATATTTTTAGTAAACGATCTACAggctaaataaattaatttttgtccatcaatcaatcatagagattACATGTAAACGTTAACTAATGAAAACTCCTAGCCTTTGCAAGTACATGACACGTACAAccatttatttttaagaaaCATTTAACTAGATACATGTTTAAAATTCACCAGTTGTACAAATGTCTAAACTGTTAGGAGCTTTATTCCTCTGGTCAAACAAGAACTACCATTTAAACAGATATTCTATTTGAGGAATATATAAAATTGAAAACGAACGTTGACCATTTCAAAATGTCAGAACCTTTGTTGGTTAAAGTCACCACAGGTGGCGAATTTCCTTTGAATGTTTTGCCGTACTTTTCTTTATTTAAGAATCATATATGCTTCCTAAAAAATGTTCCGAAGATTAACGAACATTTTTAAATTTACCAGCTTTGTGTATATGATAGATTTTTCATTAGTTGGCAGGAAGTCTTCACTTGTTGTTATTGAATAAGAATGCATTACTTAAAAGTGGTAGTTTTCAATTGCTTGGGAGTCCTATTAAACCCTTTTCTAGTAACAGAATCTAGAGCAACTACATAGACCGGACGACTAATACAGAACACCTACCCCATCCAAGGATGACAACGGGACTTTTGTAGAGATTTTGTATATATCGACTAGGGGTAATCAAATAAGTAAGAATTATGACACACACAGTGTTCTATGAAATGGACTAAATAATAGGGATACGCCCACACTGAACCTGCCACTTTAACATGATCAGACGTAGATATTGTAATAACTTGATCAAACCACACTATCTGGAATTGATACGATGACCAAGGACTAGGCCTAACAATCAAGTTCTAGCTACTTGGAGATTGACTTACAAACTAAATCGCTACGATGGTCGATGACATGGTACCTTGCACATTTTATGTGAATGTTTCGTACATAAGGTCATTTCGTTACATAAAAAATTGTTTCGTTGAGGTCTTTTCCAATCAATCTTCCTTACTAGACTTCTCTTCCAGTAGTCCATGGAATGATCGTTGAAGTGTTGTGTATTAAACCCCCGTCCACTCTATTCAGTTAGTATAGATCTCCTTCCGTTTTAGAGTTTCGGAAACACCGGTTATTCAGAATTATCGTACTTAAAATCAAAATAGGAACACTTATTTCTTTACGTTCTACCATACCAGACAGGTCGATCAAGCAACGCTAAGCAGCAACTTAAGTTTCGAGGGTGAAATCGTACTTCCAACTGTATTGAGATGCGAAGACAATAAGATGTTTCCTTTACATAACTGAGGTCTGCAGTGACTACTTTTTCTCAATAGAAGGAAGAGGTTAGAAAACGTCACGTATAAAAAAATGCACCCTACAGATTCTCGCTCCAGCCAGTAACAAAGTATGGAACTAACCAAAAGTAACCCATAAAAAGGCTCTGTATGATCATCTGCGATTAGTTATTTCTTAAGTGTAAGGTCACGCCTTTAGATCGATGAGACCACTACTAATGAAGTTTCTCTTTCAAGTTCCTCAAGTACCCCCACTGTGTTACAACTCCAAAATTCACAAAAACTGGCACACCCCTAACaagatataagataattttATTTACGATCAAATACCTCCACTACATGATAATTCGTCGATCATTATTACAAATCCTTTCCTATGGTCGCATCTTTTTTCCACGCGCGaccaaaataaatgatttaagtATGGTGCACTTACCTATATATACTGTTGCAGGCTCAAACTAGTTAAGTCACATAAATATTTGCAAGGCAACAATGTCCTACTCcgtcttctcgtggcgggggcgTTGTTTGCTAACTTGAAAAGCGAATTTGCGGTGCTTAAATCAAATTGGTGAACACGGATCCATATAAGGGGAGtgaaaaatcctgattccaaaccaactgTGTACATGGGTTGCAAGACTTTGAGGAAACAAATGTGGTGTGAACTCGTTGTTGATCACCGGCCATCATGAGGTCGCATCTCCTAAAGTTCTTGTGGACGAGACCACAAGGTCTTGGGGAGCACCCAGACAGTATTCCACCCCATACACAAATTCAACGATTTATGAAGTGCAAATTTATTTTGATACCCCTTTGTACCAGTATGTGTttacataatttttaaaaaatacaagaGTTTATTCAACGTTACTCCTGGTTTCCTGGAGTCGCACTGAAAATTACATTTTCGAGCCAATATCTCAATTTtcgttcaacttcatcatagacctactgttggaaataacgctctcgtAAACTGCATTTTAGGGAATTGATcccctaccaggaggtccacttatcgacttagaataagcagatgatatagtcctgctTAGTGAAGACGCTAATAAAATGCAGTGTTTTGGTAGCtctgagcaacaatgtcagaaTGACTGAGATGCGTTTCTCCTCCTCTATATGCAAGTTGttacttcaggactggcctgcgtcaacacctgaactaaagatagagagtgaagtaatcgaacacgtcgacaacttcacttatcttggaagtctgatcagccctaattgGTTGGCGTTTGAAGAAATCTCTGCAcgaattcgaaaagctcgttaggcttttgccaacttacttcacctatggcgaaggcaagATAACCGTCTAtaaattaagggacgagtatactagacagtagttcgttctgtttcactttacggctgtgaaacgtggccattaagcgTAGAAGACaatcgtaagctactagtatttggtcaCAGTGTTCGCGTTAATCTGAACAACTTCTTATTGAGTTACGAATATTGTTACGGTAGTGAATACTTAGTCTGTAATGTGCATGGTTTAAAGCACATTGCTGAAGAGGCGATTAAACAAGGCAGTCTAGAGTCATTTTCTGCCTTTCCTTTTGAGTCGTACATACGGAAATGAGGCGTTCAGTACACTGCGGATATGCAGCGCCTAAACAAGCTACACAGCGGTATACCGAAGAAGTTCCCTTTCAAAGTCTACTGACTCAAGGCATGTCAGAAAATGTGACTGAGTCTGAGGTAAGTTATGATTTCTCTAAGGAAATCATCACTTGCAGAAATTCAAAACTGTCAACTACTAGGCCTGACAACGCAGTTATTGCAAACGGTCAACCGGGGTTCATCACAAATTACTGATGGAGGCAGGGATGGGTTTAGGGCATTCCATAACCCTTTAGACTTCGTTATTGACCCCTTTCCCTGCAGCAATTACTTATTTACCCCTGTTATTCCTTTTAGAGTagtataggccgcccaccagccctctccatcca comes from Schistosoma haematobium chromosome 3, whole genome shotgun sequence and encodes:
- a CDS encoding hypothetical protein (EggNog:ENOG410V7TW~COG:S~BUSCO:EOG091G0CMN), giving the protein MDFFNRTPIKNDILSIIGHLSSRKKSVHPLCTGNHLITSSREIRPSTFHLDESHSFHFEHEKSDIGKNSSFTVENTSAPSGKKSPMQALLKTNSHCNSSILGNSYCKSNNFGDYESLNFFEPKTTQAVFSDDLVAQSSALTTSVLKYNVDTSTKENVIPSDSDDNFFTTFLESSKADVDKSISSSDSNKKSPGQTANRSSNNIKSHASSSDDDDTFENFLKSQQTKINKIEVNQVSEWSSWDSDDNDRSICDSPYQTFYYRVNNKLHLSDTTKLPSRSSESKLSDSKKKYVVPDRKTQSCAVQVSKYPHISKYQKISYKIEQRNSQCVSTEEFVYSLYPVDNNDNRKQTSHEKLRHPDALKFLQKFKPNRSELAEKLYQIYNEKIFSNQLPPKLEIIWSRRLLKTAGLCKYMMRTSTHSNGTSNQVRIAQILLSEKVCTTAERVRDTLLHEICHAAVWLINGLNDGHGRHWKSWANRVHRVWPKLPVVSVCHAYTIDTRFTYRCTGCGVCINRHSKSLDITKKICGHCRSKFELLINTPKGRMLRPSLAAQYDKRLLPHCSSNNVTKMPCELEKYQLSRTPDENNRNHNVENGLSNMFRDLRVK